The following coding sequences are from one Haploplasma axanthum window:
- a CDS encoding phospholipase D-like domain-containing protein encodes MYNLLANGKDTFNIICESIDNAKNEVIIKMFIWRDDYVGNLVLKHLINAAKRNVDITIYKDLYGSVFEKSSDDKASLFHKEIPWKLTLKSFFYANSGYREPYTLNKNKQVYNDNLRELLSYPNVSVDTTLSKDCSCFYLIDQKVLTLGGMGIEDREYEDNNEYEENQNYMIKIIDLETIKFFEKRLNDDSSFDFEKKLDFIFNKKRNMKKVMIDLIYRTTEKMYLVTEHFANKSILKEILKAQKRGIKIEIITNRKTRYLTNLNLKILKKLVNKDVNVYLSDRRITANTFLLDNKVIIGSTQITKRGIKFRQSVISIKNESIVDEWSLQYKILKSKCVKAKVKDFKYSKIKAFFESIFS; translated from the coding sequence ATGTATAATTTGCTTGCTAATGGAAAAGATACCTTTAATATAATATGTGAGTCAATTGATAATGCTAAAAATGAAGTAATAATAAAGATGTTCATATGGCGTGATGATTATGTAGGGAATTTGGTTTTAAAACATTTAATTAATGCAGCAAAACGTAATGTGGATATTACTATATATAAAGATTTATATGGTTCAGTTTTTGAAAAAAGTAGTGATGATAAAGCAAGTTTATTTCATAAAGAAATACCTTGGAAACTTACTTTAAAATCATTTTTTTATGCTAATTCAGGTTATCGTGAGCCTTATACGCTAAATAAAAATAAGCAAGTATATAATGATAATTTGCGAGAACTTTTGTCTTACCCAAACGTTAGTGTTGACACAACATTATCTAAGGATTGTTCATGTTTCTATTTAATTGATCAAAAAGTCCTTACTCTTGGTGGCATGGGTATTGAAGACAGAGAATATGAAGACAATAATGAATATGAAGAAAATCAAAATTATATGATCAAAATTATTGATTTAGAAACAATTAAATTTTTTGAAAAGCGACTTAATGATGATAGTTCATTTGATTTTGAAAAGAAACTAGATTTCATTTTTAATAAAAAAAGAAATATGAAAAAAGTTATGATTGATCTTATTTATAGAACTACTGAAAAAATGTACCTAGTTACTGAGCATTTCGCAAATAAGTCGATACTTAAAGAAATATTAAAAGCTCAAAAAAGAGGAATAAAAATTGAGATTATTACTAATCGAAAGACACGATATCTAACAAATTTGAATCTTAAAATATTAAAAAAATTAGTTAATAAAGATGTTAATGTTTACTTAAGTGATAGACGAATAACAGCAAATACTTTTTTGCTTGATAATAAAGTAATAATAGGCTCTACTCAAATTACTAAAAGAGGAATAAAATTTAGACAATCAGTTATTTCAATTAAAAACGAAAGTATCGTTGATGAATGGTCTTTACAATACAAAATATTAAAATCTAAATGTGTAAAAGCCAAAGTTAAAGATTTTAAGTACTCTAAAATAAAAGCTTTTTTTGAATCAATTTTCAGTTAA
- a CDS encoding IS3 family transposase (programmed frameshift), protein MSKNKNTFYTEDIKLKAIEMKAEGIPVKVIKEKLGIKSDSQVYTWWYWFRDGELNRLKQPIGKQYSFGHGPKLTTDDKLSQLEAQNKILKKYISLKGGLIKKIVIDVVNHFKDKMTRKTILDTLGVSKSTYYRWLNNKSDNVLSDLELAIIELCKKTKFRYGYRKIHQLINKDFSASKNTVQKYMQKHNSQCRVKVKKYRKTGEPIVTVENIINRDFTATRPFEKLVTDITYLPFGSKMQYLSSIIDVYNGEIVAYTISDKQNLDLVFDTLNQLPELTDDCILHSDQGSVYTSGQYQYKVKEKGIIMSMSRKGNPADNALIECFHGNLKHETFYLEPHLQSSNEIVSQTVIEYIKFYNETRIQAKLNYLSPIDYRLINNYV, encoded by the exons ATGTCTAAAAATAAGAATACATTTTATACAGAAGATATAAAACTTAAAGCAATAGAAATGAAAGCTGAGGGTATACCTGTAAAAGTTATAAAGGAAAAGTTAGGTATTAAATCAGATTCTCAAGTCTATACTTGGTGGTATTGGTTTAGGGATGGTGAACTAAATAGATTGAAACAACCAATTGGTAAACAGTATAGTTTTGGTCATGGACCTAAACTAACAACAGATGATAAGTTATCACAACTCGAGGCACAAAATAAAATACTAAAAAAGTATATAAGTTTGAAGGGAGGATTGATCA AAAAAATAGTCATTGATGTAGTTAATCATTTTAAAGATAAAATGACTAGAAAGACGATTTTAGATACATTAGGAGTAAGTAAATCAACTTATTATCGCTGGCTAAACAACAAATCAGATAATGTTTTAAGTGATTTAGAATTAGCAATAATTGAACTTTGTAAGAAAACAAAGTTCAGATATGGTTATAGAAAAATTCACCAACTAATTAACAAAGATTTCAGTGCATCAAAGAATACAGTCCAAAAGTATATGCAAAAACATAACTCACAGTGTCGTGTTAAAGTTAAAAAGTATCGTAAAACTGGTGAACCAATAGTTACCGTAGAGAATATAATTAATAGAGATTTCACCGCAACAAGACCTTTTGAAAAATTAGTAACAGATATTACATATTTACCGTTTGGTTCAAAAATGCAATATCTATCAAGTATTATCGATGTATATAATGGTGAGATAGTCGCTTATACAATATCGGACAAACAAAACTTAGATCTGGTGTTTGATACGTTAAATCAATTACCTGAACTAACTGATGATTGTATATTACATAGTGATCAAGGTTCGGTATACACTTCAGGTCAATATCAATACAAGGTAAAAGAAAAAGGCATCATCATGAGTATGTCCCGAAAGGGAAATCCTGCTGACAATGCCTTGATCGAATGTTTTCATGGTAACTTGAAGCATGAAACATTCTATTTAGAACCCCATCTACAAAGTTCTAATGAAATTGTATCACAAACTGTGATAGAATATATAAAATTTTATAATGAAACTAGAATACAAGCGAAACTTAATTACTTATCACCTATTGATTATAGGTTGATTAATAATTATGTTTAA